The nucleotide sequence CGGCTGGCCCTCACCGCCGCGCTGGAGCTGCGCCGCCGGGGCGGGCGGCGGGCCCTCGCGACCATGTGCATCGGCGTCGGGCAGGGGATCTCGCTGCTGCTGGAGTCGGCGGCCTGACGGCGGGCGGGCGCACCGTCGAGAGTGGATATCCCCTTCGTGGGTGTGCGCGCATAGAGTGGTGTGGACCACACCACTCTATGCGGGCCGCCCGCGTCCGGGCGCCCGCTCACCGAGGCGACGACCTGGGGGACCGAGCGATGCAGACGCCGGACGGACTTCCCGCCGAGATCGACCTGAGCCGGCCCAGCGCGGCCCGGGTCTACGACTACTTCCTCGGCGGCGCGCACAACTTCGAGATCGACCGGCAGCTCGCCGAGCAGATCGCCGCCATGACGCCGAACCTGGCGGCGACCATGCGCTCCGGGCGGGAGTTCCTGCGCCGGGCCGTCCGGGTGCTGCTCGACGCCGGCATCGACCAGTTCCTCGACATCGGCTCGGGGATTCCCACCGTCGGCAACGTGCACGAGGTGGCCCAGGCGGCCAACCCGGAGGCCCGCATCGTCTACGTCGACATCGACCCGGTCGCCGTGGCCCACAGCCGCGAGCTGCTCGCCGGCAACGACCGGGCCACCGCCATCCTGGCCGACCTGCGGGAGCCGAAGCTGATCCTCGACCAGGCCCGGGCCAGCGGCCTGATCGACTTCGACCGGCCGCTCGGCATCCTGCTCGCCGGGGTGGTCCACTTCATCCCCGACGAGGACCGGCCGGGCGACATCCTGGCCACCCTGCGGTCCGCCGCGGCGCCCGGCAGCTTCCTGGTCATCTCGCACTCGACGTTCGAGGACCAGCCGCAGGAGATGCTCGACGCGCAGCGCCTGTCGGCGCGTACCGCCACCGAGATCACCCTCCGCTCGCGGGCCGAGATCACCTCCTATTTCGGCGACTGGACGGTGCTCGAACCGGGCGTCGTGCACATGCCGCTCTGGCGGCCCGACTCGCCGTCCGACGTGGACGAGCACCCCGAGCGGTTCGGGGCGTTCGGTGGCGTCGCCCGGCACGACCGGACGGCCGGCTGAGCCGACATGCGCGCCCCGGACCCCGACGGGGACGACTTCAGCCGCCCGGGCGCCGCGGCGTACGCCGCCGAGTGGGCCCGGGCGGTGCGGCGCATCGGTTTCGTGCCGCTGAGCGCGGCCGAGACCGAGCGGCTGCTGCTCGCGCACACCGTCCGGCTCGGCCGGGCGCTGCTCGCCCCGGTGTTCTCCGCCCAGCCGGCGGAGGACGTCGGGCGGGCCCTGGTCGAGGCGCACCTCACCGAGCCCGGGGTGCTCGACTGGTCGGTGCGGGCGCTCGGGGACCGCTTCCTGTCCTGGGTGCTGCCCGCCCGGGTCGAGCCGCCCGAGGTGCGGGAGCGGATCGCCGCTCTGCAGGGCGCGTTCGCCGCCGGCTTCGGCCGGGCGCTGCGCGACCGGGTGTTCAGCCAGCAGGAGCGGATCGCCCGCTCGGCCTGGCAGGCCCGGGACGCGGTGGAGCAGGCGTTGCGGGACAGCGAGGCGCGGTTCCGGGCGGTCTTCACCGGGGCGGCCATCGGCATCGGCATCGCCGGGGTGGACGGGCGGATCATCGAGGTCAACCAGTCCTTCGCGGACATGCTCGGCTACACCGCCGCCGAGCTTCGGGAGCTGAGCGTCGACGGGCTGTTCCACTCCGACGACGCCGCCGGCATGTGGGAGCTCTACCAGGAGCTGGTCGAGGGCAAGCGGGACAGCGCCCGGGTGGAGAAGCGCTACTACCGCAAGGATGGCAGCGTGGTCTGGACCGACCTGGCCGTCTCGCTGATCCGCCACGACGACGGCCGCCCCCGGTTCACCGTGGCGATGATCGAGGACATCACCGAGCGCTACCAGCTCCAGCAGCGGCTGCGCTTCCAGGCGCTGCACGACCCGCTCACCGGCCTGCCCAACCGGACCCTCTTCTTCGAGACGCTCGGCCAGGTCTTCGACACCGCCGCGCCGGAGCAGCGGGTCGGGCTCTGCTTCATCGACCTGGACGGCTTCAAGGCGATCAACGACAGCCTCGGCCACGACCTGGGCGACCGGCTGCTCAAGGTGATCGCCCGGCGGCTGGCCGACTGCGTGTCCGGCCGCGGCCACCTGGTGGCCCGGATGGGCGGCGACGAGTTCGTCATCCTGGTCGACTCCGACGGCGGCCTCGACGACGCCGTGGAGGTGGCCGAGCTGGCCCTGGCCGCGGTCTCCGCCCCCGTGCACGTCGGCGACCAGCAGCTGGCCGTCTCGGCGAGCATCGGCATCGTGGAGTGCCCGGCCGCCGAGACCAGCGTCTCAGAGCTCATGAAGGCGGCCGACACCACCCTCTATTGGGCCAAGGCCGAGGGGCGCGGCCGCTGGGCGGTCTACGACCCGGAGCGCAGCGCCGCCGACATCGCCCGCTCGGCGCTGGCCGCCAACCTGCCCGCCGCGCTGGACCGGGGCGAGTTCCTGCTGCACTACCAGCCGATCGTCTCGCTGCTCGACGGCTCGATGGTGGCCGTGGAGGCGCTGGTCCGCTGGCAGCACCCCGAGCTGGGGCTGATCGGGCCCGACCGGTTCATCGGGCTCGCCGAGGAGACCGGCCTGATCGTCCGGCTCGGCGCCTGGGTGCTCCGGCAGGCGTGCCGCGACGCCGAGAGCTGGCGGCGGGCGTACCCGGAGGCGCGGCTGATGGTGAACGTCAACCTGGCCGCCCGGCAGGCCGACGACCCGGGCATCGTGGAGACCGTGGCCGAGGCGTTGGAGCGCACGGGGCTCCCCGCCGAGCTGCTGCAACTGGAGCTGACCGAGAGCGCCGTGATGGGCACCGCCGGGGAGTCGCTGCGCGCCCTGCACCAGCTCGCGGACCTCGGGATCCGGCTGGCCATCGACGACTTCGGCACCGGCTACTCGAACCTGGCGTACCTGCGGCGGCTGCCGATCCACTGCCTGAAGCTGGCCGGCCCGTTCGTCGAGGGGATCCGGGGCGACGGCGCGGACGTGGTCGCCGACCACCGCGACGAGCGGATCGTGGACGCCCTCGTCCGGCTGGCCCACGCGCTGGAACTCTGGGTGACCGCCGAGGCCGTGGAGACCGAGGAGCAGGCCGAGCGGCTGCGGTCGCTGCGCTGCGACACCGGGCAGGGGCGCTGGTTCGGCCCTCCGGTGCCGGCGGCCGATATCCGGCGGCGGCTCGAGGGTAAGGAAGGGACCCAGGGGACCCGCTCGCGCCTTCCGGAGCAGCGCGCGGGCCAGGCGCAGGCCCGGGAGGAGACGCGGTGAGCCTCGGCGATTCGCAGGCGGTGGTGTCGGTGGTGGCCGCGCTGGCCATCCTGGCGGGCCTGGCCGGGGTGGTGGTGCCCGGGCTGCCGGCGCTGCCGCTGTGCTGGGCCGGGGTGCTGGTGTGGGCGATCTTCGGCGACGCCGGGCCGGGCCGCTGGGCGGTGCTGGCCGCCGCCACCGTGGTCGCCGTCGGCGGCAGCGTGGTCAAGTACCTCTGGCCGGGGCGGAACCTGAAGCGCACCGGCGTACCCACGTCGTCGCTGCTGGCCGGGGGACTGCTCGGCCTGGTCGGCTTCTTCGTCATCCCGGTGGTGGGGCTGCCGATCGGCTTCGTCGGCGGGATCTGGGGCGCCGAGCGGCTGCGGCTGGGCAGCAACCAGCTCGCCTGGCCGGCCACCGTGCAGGCGCTCAAGGCGGCCGGGCTGTCCATGCTGGTCGAGTTCCTGGCCGGGCTGCTCATCGCCGTGCTCTGGGTGGCCGGGCTGCTCTGGGCGTGAGTAGGGAGCGGCGGCGCGGGCGTCCGGGGGTACGGCGAACCGCCGTACTTCAGTGAGAGAGAGGTGGACGCCTCGCGCCGCCGCGGGCCGGGCGTTGCCGAGCGCCCGGTGGTGGCCCGTCGCGATCGGGCCTGGTCACGGGCTCAAGGATGCCCCGGAACGGCCTCGGGCGGCAACGCAATTAGCCGTGCCGGCCGTGAGATTCCCACGCCTGCCGTATTGACCGCCTTGATCGACGGGATCACACTTTGCCCACTCGCACCGGGGAATCCACCTCGAGGAGGTGTGCAGTGGCCACGACGCCCGCGCCGACCGCCGAGCAACCCATGGACGACGACGCCCGACGGCTCGCCGAACTCGGCTACAAGCAGGAGCTGCACCGCAAGTGGAGCGGCTTCTCCAACTTCGCCATCTCGTTCTCGATCATCTCGATCCTGGCCGGCTGCTTCACCACGTTCGGCCAGGCGTGGAACAACGGCGGGCCGGTCGCCATCTCGTGGGGCTGGCCGCTGATCTCGCTGTTCATCCTGATCATCGGCTTCTGCATGGCCGAGCTCGTGTCGGCCTACCCGACCGCCGGCGGCATCTACTGGTGGGCCGCCACCATGGGGCGGCCGGTGCACGGCTGGTTCACCGGCTGGCTCAACCTCATCGGCCTGGTGGCCGTGACCGCCTCGGTCGACTACGGCTGCGCCACCTTCCTCAACCTCACCCTGTCGGCGCTCTTCGACGGGTGGGCCGGCACCGCGCACCAGACCTTCGGGCTGTTCGTGGTGATCCTCGCCCTGCACGGGCTCATCAACATCTACGGGCACCACATCATCGACGTACTCCAGAACGTCTCGGTCTGGTGGCACGTGGCCGGCGCGGCCGCCGTGGTGCTCATCCTGCTGCTGGTGCCGGACGACCACCAGAGCTTCAAGTTCGTCTTCACCGAGCGGTTCAACAACTCCGGCTTCGGCGACGGCGACACCGGTGGGCTCACCTTCTGGTTCTACGTGCTGCCGCTGGGCTTCCTGCTCACCCAGTACACGATCACCGGATTCGACGCCTGCGCGCACGTCTCGGAGGAGACCCGGGGCGCCTCGAAGGCCGCCGCCCAGGGGCTCTGGCGGTCCATCTTCTACTCCGCGGTGGGCGGCTGGATCCTGCTGCTCGCGTTCCTCTTCGCGGCCACCGACGTGGACGCCATCAACTCGGCGGGCGGCTTCTCCGGGGCCATCTTCGAGTCCGCGCTGACCCCGTTCTTCTTCAAGGCCGTCATCATCATCTCCACCATCGGCCAGTTCTTCTGCGGGATGAGCTGCGTGACCTCGATGTCCCGGATGGCGTACGCGTTCAGCCGCGACCGTGCCGTGCCGGGCTGGCGGCTCTGGTCCCGGGTGAACCGCAACGGAACCCCGGTCAACGCGATCATCGCGGCCACCCTGGCCGGGCTCGTGCTCACCCTGCCGGCGCTCTACCAGAAGGCCGGCGTGCCGGTCGCCTTCTACGCGGTGGTCTCGGTCGCCGTGATCGGCCTGTACCTGTCCTTCCTCATCCCGATCTTCCTGCGGCTGCGGATGGGGGACCGGTTCGTCCCGGGCCCGTGGACGCTGGGCCGGCGGTACAAGCTGCTCGGCTGGATCGCCGTGATCGAGATCGCGATCATCAGCGTCTACTTCGTGCTGCCCATCGTGCCGGCCGGCGTGCCGGGCAACGCGGACTTCACCTGGACGGCTGTGAACTACGCCCCGCTCGCCATCGGCGGGGTGCTGCTCGGCGTGGCCGTCTGGTGGTACGCCTCGGCCCGGAAATGGTTCACCGGCCCCCGCCGTACCGTCGACGTGCCGGAACAGCGCACCGCGCCGGCCGACGAGCCGGCCTGATCCCATCTCGCCGGCGCCGGGTCACCCGGCGCCGGCGAGAGGAGCGCCGCGAGTTCGTCCAAGGCCGCCGGCAAGGGAGGGAAAGCGACCATGACCACCGTGACAGCCCGTCTGGACCTGGCCATCTTCGACGCGGCCGACATCAACCGGGTCGGTGCGTTCTACGCCGGGCTCACCGGCTGGGACGTCGTCCGCCGGGACCCCGACCGGTTCGGCCTCCGGGCTCCGGACGGTCAGGAGATCGAGTTTCAGCACGCACCCGACCATGTCGCGCCGCAGTGGCCCGGGCACGAGCACCCGCAGCAGTTCCACCTCGATCTGCAGACCGACGATCCCCGGGCGATGACCGAACGGGCGGTCGGCCTCGGCGCCACCCGGCTGGCCGACGGACCCACCTGGATCACCCTGGCCGACCCGGCGGGCCACCCGTTCGACCTCTGCCGGGCCGACGGGGTGGGCCCGGTGCTGCGGCTGTTCGCGGTGACGATCGACGCACCCGACGCGTCGGCCCTGGCCCGTTTCTACGCCGACCTCACCGGCATGGCGGTCACCTACGACGGCCCCGAGGGCGCGCTCGTCGCCGGTGACGGCAGGAGCCTCATGTTCCAGCAGGTCGACGACTACGAGCCGCCCCGCTGGCCGGATCCCGCGCATCCCCAGCAGGCCCACCTCGACCTCTGGGTCGACGACCTCGACGGCGGCGAAGCACGGGCCGTGGCACTGGGTGCGCGTCGGCTGAGCGCCGGCGGCGAACGCTTCAGAGTGTTCACCGACCCGGCCGGCCACCCGTTCTGCCTCGTCCGGTAGCGGTCGCGTGGCCCACCCTCGATCGGCGCCACCCTGCCGGACGCGGAGACCCGCCTGGCCCGCGAGCCGAACGTGTGGTGGTGCACGATGCGTGGGAATGGCCGAAAGTACGACGGCTCGCGCGCCGGCGTGAACTTGTGGCCGAGGGGCCGGGACGGCCACCCGGGCCAGGCTGTGGGCATGTCACGAAACGGTGTAAGAGACGCCGACGTCGTCGCCCTCGGCCGGCCACGATCCGCAGAGGCCCCGGCGCGGAAGCGGGTCGTCGAGCTCGACGTGCTCCGGGGCTTCGCCCTGTGCGGGATCCTGCTGGCGAACGTGAAGCCGATCGCCCACCGCGGCGGCGAACTCGGCACCGCGCAGCTACCGGAGACGACCGCCGCGACAGTGCTGCACCTGCTGGTCGACCAGCGTTTCTTTCCGATCTTCTCCGTGCTGTTCGGCGTCGGCTTCGCGCTCCTGTTCGAGTCGGCGCGGGCGCGGGCCCGGCAACCGCGAGTGGTGCTGCTGCGCCGGATGCTGGCGCTGCTGGCCGTGGGCCTCCTCCACTTCCTGGTCCTGTGGAAGGGCGACATCCTCACGGTGTACGCCGTGCTCGGCCTGTTGGTCCTGCTGCCCTCCACGTGGCTGCCGCGTCGCGTGGTGGCGATCGCCGCCGGGGTGCTCATCGTGGTGTCGGTGGCTCTGTTCGGCGGCTGGTACTCGTTGGTTCCCGGCCTGTTCCTGCTCGGTTCGGCACTGACCCGGTACGGCGTGGTCGGACGGATCGGTTCGGGTCCGCGTACCACGGCCCGGTTGGGGCTGGTCTTCGCTCTTGTGGCCGTGCCCGTCGCGGTGCTCCAGTTGCGTGCGGACGGCACCGCGGCGCGGATCGCGTACCCGGCGGCCGGGCTGCTGACCGCCGGTGCCTACGTGTGCGGGATGGTGCTGCTGCTCAGGACACGGCTGGCCGGGCCGCTGACCACCGTGTTCCGGCCGCTGGGCCGCATGGCGCTGACGAACTACCTGACCGCCACGGTGCTCGTGCTCGCGATCTCGGGCGTGGCCGGCGACGCGGACCGCTGGTCGGTCGGCGGGGTGGTCGCGGTCGCCGCGACGGTCCTCTGTGTGCAGTGGGGGTGGTCGGTAATCTGGCTGCGCCGGTGCCACCAGGGGCCGGTCGAGTGGCTGTGGCGGTGGGTGACGTGGTGGCAGCGGCCGCCGCTGCGGCGGCCGCGATGACGAGGCGCTGCCGCGGATCGGGCAGGAGAGGCATCATGGTTCTCGCCGGCGGGCG is from Micromonospora terminaliae and encodes:
- a CDS encoding amino acid permease encodes the protein MATTPAPTAEQPMDDDARRLAELGYKQELHRKWSGFSNFAISFSIISILAGCFTTFGQAWNNGGPVAISWGWPLISLFILIIGFCMAELVSAYPTAGGIYWWAATMGRPVHGWFTGWLNLIGLVAVTASVDYGCATFLNLTLSALFDGWAGTAHQTFGLFVVILALHGLINIYGHHIIDVLQNVSVWWHVAGAAAVVLILLLVPDDHQSFKFVFTERFNNSGFGDGDTGGLTFWFYVLPLGFLLTQYTITGFDACAHVSEETRGASKAAAQGLWRSIFYSAVGGWILLLAFLFAATDVDAINSAGGFSGAIFESALTPFFFKAVIIISTIGQFFCGMSCVTSMSRMAYAFSRDRAVPGWRLWSRVNRNGTPVNAIIAATLAGLVLTLPALYQKAGVPVAFYAVVSVAVIGLYLSFLIPIFLRLRMGDRFVPGPWTLGRRYKLLGWIAVIEIAIISVYFVLPIVPAGVPGNADFTWTAVNYAPLAIGGVLLGVAVWWYASARKWFTGPRRTVDVPEQRTAPADEPA
- a CDS encoding putative bifunctional diguanylate cyclase/phosphodiesterase, which gives rise to MRAPDPDGDDFSRPGAAAYAAEWARAVRRIGFVPLSAAETERLLLAHTVRLGRALLAPVFSAQPAEDVGRALVEAHLTEPGVLDWSVRALGDRFLSWVLPARVEPPEVRERIAALQGAFAAGFGRALRDRVFSQQERIARSAWQARDAVEQALRDSEARFRAVFTGAAIGIGIAGVDGRIIEVNQSFADMLGYTAAELRELSVDGLFHSDDAAGMWELYQELVEGKRDSARVEKRYYRKDGSVVWTDLAVSLIRHDDGRPRFTVAMIEDITERYQLQQRLRFQALHDPLTGLPNRTLFFETLGQVFDTAAPEQRVGLCFIDLDGFKAINDSLGHDLGDRLLKVIARRLADCVSGRGHLVARMGGDEFVILVDSDGGLDDAVEVAELALAAVSAPVHVGDQQLAVSASIGIVECPAAETSVSELMKAADTTLYWAKAEGRGRWAVYDPERSAADIARSALAANLPAALDRGEFLLHYQPIVSLLDGSMVAVEALVRWQHPELGLIGPDRFIGLAEETGLIVRLGAWVLRQACRDAESWRRAYPEARLMVNVNLAARQADDPGIVETVAEALERTGLPAELLQLELTESAVMGTAGESLRALHQLADLGIRLAIDDFGTGYSNLAYLRRLPIHCLKLAGPFVEGIRGDGADVVADHRDERIVDALVRLAHALELWVTAEAVETEEQAERLRSLRCDTGQGRWFGPPVPAADIRRRLEGKEGTQGTRSRLPEQRAGQAQAREETR
- a CDS encoding SAM-dependent methyltransferase — its product is MQTPDGLPAEIDLSRPSAARVYDYFLGGAHNFEIDRQLAEQIAAMTPNLAATMRSGREFLRRAVRVLLDAGIDQFLDIGSGIPTVGNVHEVAQAANPEARIVYVDIDPVAVAHSRELLAGNDRATAILADLREPKLILDQARASGLIDFDRPLGILLAGVVHFIPDEDRPGDILATLRSAAAPGSFLVISHSTFEDQPQEMLDAQRLSARTATEITLRSRAEITSYFGDWTVLEPGVVHMPLWRPDSPSDVDEHPERFGAFGGVARHDRTAG
- a CDS encoding DUF456 domain-containing protein; its protein translation is MSLGDSQAVVSVVAALAILAGLAGVVVPGLPALPLCWAGVLVWAIFGDAGPGRWAVLAAATVVAVGGSVVKYLWPGRNLKRTGVPTSSLLAGGLLGLVGFFVIPVVGLPIGFVGGIWGAERLRLGSNQLAWPATVQALKAAGLSMLVEFLAGLLIAVLWVAGLLWA
- a CDS encoding VOC family protein, which gives rise to MTTVTARLDLAIFDAADINRVGAFYAGLTGWDVVRRDPDRFGLRAPDGQEIEFQHAPDHVAPQWPGHEHPQQFHLDLQTDDPRAMTERAVGLGATRLADGPTWITLADPAGHPFDLCRADGVGPVLRLFAVTIDAPDASALARFYADLTGMAVTYDGPEGALVAGDGRSLMFQQVDDYEPPRWPDPAHPQQAHLDLWVDDLDGGEARAVALGARRLSAGGERFRVFTDPAGHPFCLVR
- a CDS encoding DUF418 domain-containing protein, giving the protein MSRNGVRDADVVALGRPRSAEAPARKRVVELDVLRGFALCGILLANVKPIAHRGGELGTAQLPETTAATVLHLLVDQRFFPIFSVLFGVGFALLFESARARARQPRVVLLRRMLALLAVGLLHFLVLWKGDILTVYAVLGLLVLLPSTWLPRRVVAIAAGVLIVVSVALFGGWYSLVPGLFLLGSALTRYGVVGRIGSGPRTTARLGLVFALVAVPVAVLQLRADGTAARIAYPAAGLLTAGAYVCGMVLLLRTRLAGPLTTVFRPLGRMALTNYLTATVLVLAISGVAGDADRWSVGGVVAVAATVLCVQWGWSVIWLRRCHQGPVEWLWRWVTWWQRPPLRRPR